Proteins from a genomic interval of Pseudomonas asplenii:
- the rarD gene encoding EamA family transporter RarD: MQAANPRRGYILGLTAYIIWGLFPIYFKVIASVPAVEIIIHRVLWSALFGSLLLLAWKHPGWWRELRENPRRLAILALSGTLIAANWLTYVWSVNNGRMLEASLGYYINPLINVLLGMLLLGERLRRLQWVAVGLAAIGVAQQVWQVGSLPWVSLVLALTFGFYGLIRKQAPVQALPGLVVETWMLVPLALGWLLLHPETSTAHLEFWSSSQAWWLVAAGPVTLIPLVSFNAAARHLPYTTLGFLQYLAPTLVLLEAVLLFDEHLSSSTLTAFMFIWAGLLVYSVDIWLSLRKRS; the protein is encoded by the coding sequence ATGCAAGCCGCCAACCCGCGCCGCGGGTACATCCTCGGCCTCACCGCCTACATCATCTGGGGCCTGTTCCCGATCTACTTCAAAGTCATCGCTAGCGTGCCGGCCGTGGAAATCATCATCCACCGCGTGCTCTGGTCAGCCCTGTTCGGCAGCCTGCTGCTGCTGGCCTGGAAACATCCCGGCTGGTGGCGTGAGCTGCGCGAGAACCCGCGCCGCCTGGCGATCCTGGCCCTGAGTGGCACGCTGATCGCGGCCAACTGGCTGACCTACGTGTGGTCGGTGAACAACGGGCGCATGCTCGAAGCCAGTCTCGGCTACTACATCAACCCGCTGATCAACGTCCTGCTGGGCATGTTGTTGCTAGGTGAGCGCCTGCGCCGCCTGCAGTGGGTCGCGGTTGGCCTGGCGGCCATCGGCGTGGCGCAACAGGTGTGGCAAGTCGGCAGCCTGCCGTGGGTTTCGCTGGTGCTGGCACTGACCTTCGGTTTCTATGGGCTGATCCGCAAACAGGCGCCGGTCCAGGCACTGCCCGGCCTGGTGGTGGAAACCTGGATGCTGGTACCGCTGGCCCTCGGCTGGCTGCTGTTGCATCCGGAGACGAGCACCGCCCACCTGGAATTCTGGAGCAGCTCCCAGGCCTGGTGGCTGGTGGCCGCCGGCCCGGTGACGCTGATCCCGCTGGTCAGCTTCAACGCTGCCGCCCGCCACCTGCCCTACACCACCCTCGGTTTCCTGCAATACCTGGCACCGACCCTGGTGCTGCTGGAGGCGGTGCTGCTGTTCGACGAACACCTCTCCTCGAGCACCCTGACCGCCTTCATGTTCATCTGGGCGGGCCTGCTGGTCTACAGTGTGGATATCTGGCTCAGCCTGCGCAAACGTAGCTGA
- a CDS encoding TOBE domain-containing protein, which translates to MSLPVLLTQYIARRPQRIALLQHIAEQGSITRAAKSAGLSYKAAWDTIDELNNLAQKPLVERSIGGKGGGGAKLSIEGERVLRLYQRLQIIQAQVLEAAEDAGDLDLLGRLMLRTSARNQLHGTVVGIDSHGRNDRVRLELPAGLALQAQITHDSTLRLELEIGTQVVALIKAGWLELLAPQTTATPGHNYLDGIVENILEDENGPSEVRIALPNGQTLCALSAPEKLAALGLTGGSAVRAQFAPSFVLLGTPL; encoded by the coding sequence ATGTCCCTGCCCGTCCTGCTGACCCAGTACATCGCCCGTCGCCCGCAGCGTATCGCCCTGCTGCAACACATCGCCGAACAGGGCTCGATCACCCGCGCAGCGAAAAGCGCGGGGCTGAGTTACAAGGCCGCCTGGGACACCATCGACGAGTTGAACAACCTCGCGCAAAAACCGCTGGTGGAGCGCAGCATCGGCGGCAAGGGTGGCGGTGGGGCGAAACTGTCGATCGAGGGCGAGCGGGTGTTGCGCCTGTATCAGCGCCTGCAGATCATCCAGGCGCAGGTGCTGGAAGCCGCCGAGGACGCTGGCGATCTCGATCTGCTCGGTCGCCTGATGTTGCGCACCAGCGCCCGCAACCAGTTGCATGGCACCGTGGTCGGCATCGACAGCCACGGCCGCAATGATCGGGTACGCCTGGAACTGCCGGCCGGCCTGGCCTTGCAGGCGCAAATCACCCACGACAGCACCTTGCGGCTGGAACTCGAAATCGGCACCCAGGTGGTCGCACTGATCAAGGCCGGTTGGCTGGAATTGCTCGCACCGCAGACCACGGCAACACCTGGACACAATTATCTGGATGGTATCGTCGAGAACATTCTGGAAGACGAAAACGGCCCATCCGAGGTCAGGATTGCCCTGCCGAACGGGCAGACACTTTGTGCCCTGAGCGCTCCAGAAAAACTCGCGGCCCTTGGTTTGACAGGCGGGAGCGCGGTGCGGGCGCAGTTTGCGCCGTCCTTTGTGTTGCTCGGTACGCCACTTTGA
- a CDS encoding serine/threonine protein kinase: MSHPFETLTPDLVLDAVESLGFLSDARVLALNSYENRVYQVGIEDSEPLIAKFYRPQRWTNEAILEEHRYTFELADCEVPVVAPLQHNGESLFEHKGFRFALFPRRGGRAPEPGNLDQLYRLGQLLGRLHAVGATRPFEHREALGVKNFGHDSLATLLDGNFIPRSLLPAYESVARDLLKHVERIYGETPHQNIRMHGDCHPGNMMCRDEVFHIVDLDDCRMGPAVQDLWMMLAGDRQERLGQLSELIEGYSEFHDFNPCELALIEPLRALRLMHYSAWLARRWDDPAFPHSFPWFGSERYWGDQVLALREQIAALNEEPLKLF; the protein is encoded by the coding sequence ATGTCCCATCCGTTTGAAACACTGACCCCCGATCTGGTCCTCGATGCCGTGGAGAGCCTGGGTTTTCTCAGCGATGCTCGCGTACTGGCGCTCAACAGCTACGAAAACCGCGTCTACCAGGTGGGCATCGAAGACAGCGAACCGCTGATCGCCAAGTTCTATCGTCCCCAGCGCTGGACCAACGAGGCCATCCTCGAAGAACACCGCTACACCTTCGAACTGGCCGACTGCGAAGTACCGGTGGTCGCGCCGCTGCAGCACAATGGCGAAAGCCTGTTCGAACACAAGGGCTTTCGCTTCGCGCTGTTCCCCCGGCGTGGCGGACGTGCCCCGGAGCCAGGCAATCTCGACCAGCTCTACCGCCTCGGCCAGCTACTGGGCCGTCTGCACGCCGTCGGCGCGACCCGGCCATTCGAGCACCGCGAAGCCCTCGGCGTGAAGAACTTCGGCCATGATTCCCTGGCCACCCTGCTCGACGGCAATTTCATCCCGCGCAGCCTGTTGCCGGCCTACGAATCGGTAGCCCGCGACCTGCTCAAGCACGTAGAACGGATCTACGGCGAAACCCCGCACCAGAACATCCGCATGCACGGCGACTGCCACCCCGGCAACATGATGTGTCGCGACGAGGTATTCCACATCGTTGACCTCGACGACTGCCGTATGGGCCCAGCCGTGCAGGACCTGTGGATGATGCTGGCCGGTGACCGCCAGGAACGTCTCGGGCAACTCTCGGAACTGATCGAGGGCTACAGCGAATTCCACGATTTCAACCCGTGCGAACTGGCCCTGATCGAACCCCTGCGAGCCCTGCGCCTGATGCACTACAGCGCCTGGCTGGCACGGCGCTGGGACGACCCGGCCTTTCCGCACAGCTTCCCGTGGTTTGGCAGTGAGCGCTACTGGGGCGACCAGGTTCTTGCCTTGCGCGAGCAGATTGCAGCCTTGAATGAAGAGCCGCTCAAGCTGTTCTGA
- a CDS encoding PhoX family protein: MSLLEENQSTDLEQMVGLSRRSFISAGALCGAALFLGGNLLTRSVMAASTGTPPGKLLGFDSIAAATSDSLSLPPGYTSSVLISWGQPLEKNGPAFDPSGNGTAKAQEVQFGDNNDGMSLFPFPGDDNRALMAINNEYTNYRYLFAHGGQPQSLEDVHKAQASEGVSVIEIQRKDDQWHFVQGSPYNRRIHGNTPIRIGGPAAGHPWLQTRADKQGRKVLGTFQNCANGKTPWGTYLTCEENFTDCFGSSNAEQKFDAAQKRYGVVATSKEIGWHVHDPRFDLALNPNELNRHGWVVEIDPFDPQSTPVKRTALGRFKHENAALAETRDGRAVVYMGDDERGEFIYKFISRDKINHKNPKANRDLLDHGTLYVARFDNGDGNPDRPKGAGEWVELSFGKHGINADSGFASQAEVLIHARLAASVVKATRMDRPEWIVVSPIDGQVYCTLTNNAKRGEDGQPVGGPNPREKNVYGQILRWHAASNDHGAHTFEWDLFVVAGNPGVHAGTPKGGSSNINPQNMFNSPDGLGFDKAGRLWILTDGDYSNAGDFAGMGNNQMLCADPASGEIRRFMVGPVACEVTGISFSPDQKTLFVGIQHPGETGGSTFPEHLPNGKPRSSVMAIRREDGGIIGA, encoded by the coding sequence ATGAGCCTATTAGAAGAAAACCAATCCACCGACCTCGAGCAGATGGTCGGCCTCAGCCGCCGCAGCTTCATCAGTGCGGGTGCCCTGTGCGGCGCGGCACTGTTCCTCGGCGGCAACCTGTTGACCCGCAGCGTGATGGCCGCCAGCACCGGCACACCTCCCGGCAAGCTGCTGGGCTTCGACAGCATCGCCGCCGCCACCAGCGACAGCCTGAGCCTGCCACCCGGCTACACCAGTTCGGTGCTGATCAGTTGGGGCCAGCCGCTGGAGAAGAACGGCCCGGCCTTCGACCCGAGCGGCAACGGCACCGCCAAGGCCCAGGAAGTCCAGTTCGGCGACAACAATGACGGCATGAGCCTGTTCCCGTTCCCCGGCGACGACAACCGCGCGCTGATGGCGATCAACAACGAATACACCAACTACCGCTACCTGTTCGCCCACGGCGGCCAGCCGCAATCGCTCGAAGATGTGCACAAGGCTCAGGCCAGCGAAGGCGTCTCGGTGATCGAGATCCAGCGCAAGGACGATCAGTGGCACTTCGTCCAGGGTTCACCCTACAACCGACGCATCCACGGCAACACGCCGATCCGCATCGGCGGTCCGGCAGCCGGTCACCCCTGGCTGCAGACCCGCGCCGACAAGCAGGGCCGCAAGGTGCTCGGCACCTTCCAGAACTGTGCCAATGGCAAGACGCCCTGGGGCACCTACCTGACCTGTGAAGAGAACTTCACCGACTGCTTCGGCAGCAGCAATGCCGAACAGAAGTTCGATGCCGCGCAGAAGCGTTATGGCGTGGTCGCTACCAGCAAGGAGATCGGCTGGCACGTCCACGACCCGCGCTTCGACCTGGCACTGAACCCCAACGAGTTGAATCGCCATGGCTGGGTGGTGGAGATCGATCCGTTCGACCCGCAGTCCACGCCGGTCAAGCGCACCGCCCTTGGCCGCTTCAAGCACGAGAACGCTGCCCTGGCCGAAACCCGCGACGGTCGCGCAGTGGTCTACATGGGCGACGACGAGCGCGGCGAGTTCATCTACAAATTCATCAGCCGCGACAAGATCAACCACAAGAACCCCAAGGCCAACCGCGACCTGCTCGATCACGGCACCTTGTATGTGGCGCGCTTCGACAACGGCGACGGCAACCCGGACCGGCCCAAGGGCGCGGGCGAGTGGGTCGAGCTGAGTTTCGGCAAACATGGCATCAACGCCGACAGCGGCTTTGCCAGCCAGGCCGAAGTGCTGATTCATGCCCGCCTGGCGGCCAGCGTGGTCAAGGCCACGCGCATGGACCGCCCCGAGTGGATCGTCGTCAGCCCCATCGACGGCCAAGTCTATTGCACCCTGACCAACAACGCCAAGCGCGGCGAAGACGGCCAGCCGGTGGGCGGCCCGAATCCACGGGAGAAGAATGTCTACGGGCAAATCCTGCGCTGGCACGCCGCCAGCAACGATCACGGCGCCCACACCTTCGAGTGGGACCTGTTCGTGGTCGCCGGCAACCCGGGTGTGCATGCCGGAACGCCCAAGGGCGGCTCGTCGAACATCAACCCGCAGAACATGTTCAACAGCCCCGACGGGCTGGGTTTCGACAAGGCCGGGCGGCTGTGGATTCTCACCGATGGCGACTACAGCAATGCGGGCGACTTCGCCGGCATGGGCAACAACCAGATGCTCTGCGCCGATCCGGCGAGCGGCGAGATCCGCCGGTTCATGGTCGGGCCGGTGGCGTGTGAAGTCACCGGGATCAGCTTCTCGCCAGACCAGAAGACCCTGTTCGTGGGGATTCAGCATCCGGGCGAAACCGGCGGATCGACCTTCCCCGAGCACCTGCCCAATGGCAAGCCGCGCTCATCGGTGATGGCAATTCGGCGCGAGGACGGCGGGATCATCGGCGCCTGA